A region from the Aricia agestis chromosome 12, ilAriAges1.1, whole genome shotgun sequence genome encodes:
- the LOC121732284 gene encoding coiled-coil domain-containing protein 137 — translation MGRKIPSKKHRGVKDPLEQQARRLQSLKGKINAPPKDPDDQPIPKSLERLFAFQNKKSPNLEEKKKKHNKTTNNRGQNELIKTDNPVAKLKKIPGESGRSFSLRINNAIKTLNNPSVDLDFPDDVEEFDSKGERMEFQRERRRRKKAKNGTESSEPQLSRSQKRAARAKAKKEKAEAQKQENRPELVYERVGFGEIVQAPPALSVKPRHAKADGAAARPGRRTLLLSAMLSGGAGAGAVSADAARRERTRFDVVAAYRELKKQNRERDKLKHR, via the exons ATGGGTCGTAAAATTCCATCCAAAAAACATCGTGGTGTAAAAGATCCCTTAGAGCAGCAAGCGCGTCGGCTACAAAG TCTCAAAGGGAAAATAAATGCGCCACCGAAAGATCCAGATGACCAGCCAATACCGAAGTCTTTAGAGAGATTATTTGCGTTTCAAAACAAAAAGTCACCTAACCtagaagaaaagaaaaagaaacacAATAAGACCACAAATAATCGAG GTCAAAATGAATTAATCAAGACTGATAATCCTGTTGCCAAACTAAAGAAGATTCCTGGGGAAAGTGGCCGGAGCTTTTCCCTGAGAATCAACAATGCTATCAAAACTCTTAACAATCCAAGTGTGGATTTGGACTTTCCTGATGATGTAGAAGAATTTGACTCCAAGGGTGAAAGGATGGAGTTTCAAAGGGAACGGCGAAGGCGGAAGAAGGCTAAAAATGGAACAGAATCTAGTGAGCCCCAGCTTAGCCGCTCACAAAAGAGGGCAGCGCGTGCTAAGGCCAAGAAGGAGAAAGCTGAGGCACAG AAGCAGGAGAATCGTCCGGAGCTGGTGTACGAGCGGGTGGGGTTCGGCGAAATCGTGCAGGCGCCGCCCGCGCTCAGCGTCAAGCCCCGACACGCGAAAGCTGATGGCGCCGCTGCACGG CCGGGTCGTCGCACGTTGCTGCTGAGCGCGATGCTgtcgggcggcgcgggggcgggggcggtgTCGGCggacgcggcgcggcgcgagcgCACCAGGTTCGACGTCGTCGCCGCCTACCGCGAACTCAAGAAACAGAACCGCGAGCGAGACAAGCTCAAACACAGATAG
- the LOC121732283 gene encoding WD repeat domain phosphoinositide-interacting protein 2: MSLVGNHSAEGTSSGGIFVQFNQDCTSLVAGSSSGYHLYALTPDDGIEEIYASRTGQEVCLVDRLFSSSLVAIVTVSAPRKLIVCHYKKGTEICNYSYSNTILAVKLNRSRLIVCLEESLHIHNIRDMKILHTIRDTPPNPRGLCALSPSVEHCYVAYPGSSATGEVQIFDAVHLNAKCVLAAHDAPLAALAWAPCGRRLATASERGTVIRVFAVPERVRLYEFRRGVKRCVSIACLAFSACGSYLAATSNTETVHVFRLAEAEPPREPPADGWMGWLSAAVSAGAGYLPAQVTDVLAQGRAFAAARLPGGGGGRCVAAVTGGARAPRLVVATAAGRVHVYALDPADGGDCPLLRTHRLAPAAPDDAAETERESELAGALVGEPRAAFDLRDPHHFPPMRAAPPAQPAPPAPDQ; the protein is encoded by the exons ATGAGTTTAGTGGGAAATCATAGTGCAGAAGGAACCAGTTCAGGAGGAATTTTCGTACAATTTAATCAAGATTGCac TTCTCTGGTAGCGGGCAGCAGCAGCGGCTACCACCTGTATGCGCTCACGCCGGACGATGGCATCGAGGAGATCTACGCGAGCCGCACAGGGCAGGAGGTCTGCCTCGTCGACAGACTCTTCAGCAGCTCCCTGGTGGCGATTGTCACAGTTTCGGCTCCCAG GAAGCTGATAGTGTGCCACTACAAGAAGGGCACCGAGATCTGTAACTACAGCTACAGCAACACCATCCTCGCTGTCAAGCTCAACCGTTCC CGGCTGATCGTGTGCTTGGAGGAGTCGCTGCACATCCACAACATCCGCGACATGAAGATCCTGCACACGATCCGCGATACGCCGCCCAACCCGCGCGGGCTGTGCGCGCTGTCGCCGAGCGTGGAGCACTGCTACGTGGCCTACCCCGGCTCCAGCGCCACCGGCGAGGTGCAGATCTTCGACGCCGTGCACCTGAACGCCAAGTGCGTGCTCGCCGCGCACGACGCGCCGCTGGCCGCGCTCGCGTGGGCGCCGTGCGGCCGCCGCCTCGCCACCGCCTCCGAGCGCGGCACCGTCATCCGCGTATTCGCCGTGCCCGAGCGCGTGCGCCTGTACGAGTTCCGGCGCGGCGTCAAGCGCTGCGTGTCCATCGCCTGCCTCGCGTTCAGCGCGTGCGGCTCCTACCTCGCCGCCACCTCCAACACGGAGACCGTGCACGTGTTCCGGCTGGCAGAGGCGGAGCCGCCGCGCGAGCCGCCCGCCGACGGCTGGATGGGCTGGCTGTCGGCCGCCGTGAGCGCCGGCGCGGGCTACCTGCCGGCGCAGGTGACGGACGTGCTGGCGCAGGGCCGCGCCTTCGCCGCCGCGCGCCTGCccgggggcggcggcgggcgctgCGTGGCGGCGGTGACGGGCGGCGCGCGCGCCCCGCGCCTCGTCGTCGCCACCGCCGCCGGCCGCGTGCACGTGTACGCGCTTGACCCCGCCGACGGCGGCGACTGCCCGCTGCTGCGCACGCACCGCCTCGCGCCCGCCGCGCCAGACGACGCCGCCG AGACGGAGCGCGAGTCGGAGCTGGCGGGCGCGCTGGTGGGCGAGCCGCGCGCCGCTTTCGATCTGCGCGACCCGCACCACTTCCCGCCCATGCGCGCTGCGCCGCCCGCCCAGCCCGCCCCGCCCGCCCCGGATCAGTAG
- the LOC121732281 gene encoding nuclear protein localization protein 4 homolog, whose amino-acid sequence MSGSKKLTLRVQSADGTSRLDVLDTDVTARLFERVYEALHLNTFAFSLHKDRAKKEEIVSSKSRQLREYGIQHGDMLFLSPVNGAVLFDQPSTSAEAQNKQMSEAGPSTASADTNPSKSKIHVVEDDVDLELYKADGNIQRQRDDKLCRHNSKGCCVHCSPLEPWDENYLKEHNIKHMSFHSYLRKITSGKFISLEEPSFKIKPGCTEHPPWPRGICSGCQPGAVTLTRQAFRLTDNVELEHRAVVDRFLGYWRATGHQRVAVLYGRYERHPAVPLGVRARVAAAYEPPQEGARDAVRLLPDPVRPLLDRLAARLGLRAVGWMFTDLLPLDLAAGTVRHLRGADTHFLSAPECITAAHLQNEHPSACRHASSGYYGSKWVTVCVSGDREHRVHLEGYQVSVQGAALVRDGVLLPTRDAPDLAYIRDCGPQQYVPDVYYKERDSYGNEVNASAKRLPVAYLLVDVPCGEAPAHQPPTFSPRAAFPPAHRPLAAHLQSLRALHDHLETTPDFLEAMSDLHVLLYLATNEALPLDEEELGELLDAVRDRDAAAAERWRRRPQPATLLQLAAASAGAGGAGGGADAAGGGAAQWTCPLCTYHNNAAHDACDMCAMPRHSA is encoded by the exons atgtcTGGATCTAAGAAATTG ACACTGCGAGTTCAATCAGCCGACGGCACCTCCCGCCTCGACGTGCTGGACACGGACGTGACGGCGCGTCTGTTCGAACGAGTGTACGAGGCCCTCcatctcaatacatttgcaTTTAGTCTCCACAAGGACAGAGCCAAAAAGGAGGAAATTGTATCAAGTAAATCTCGGCAATTGCGTGAATATGGGATCCAACACGGAGATATGCTCTTCCTCAGTCCCGTCAACGGTGCAGTGCTCTTCGATCAGCCTTCGACTAGTGCCGAG GCCCAAAATAAACAAATGAGTGAGGCTGGTCCCTCCACTGCCTCCGCAGACACAAACCCTTCAAAATCAAAGATACATGTTGTAGAAGATGATGTAGACCTGGAACTATACAAGGCTGATGGCAACATACAGAGACAGAGAGATGACAAATT ATGCCGTCACAACTCCAAAGGCTGCTGCGTGCACTGCTCCCCACTGGAGCCTTGGGATGAGAACTACCTGAAGGAGCACAACATCAAACACATGTCCTTTCACTCCTATTTACGCAAAATTACTTCGGGAAAATTTATTAGCTTAGAAGAAccatcatttaaaattaaacccG GTTGCACGGAGCACCCGCCGTGGCCGCGCGGCATCTGCTCGGGCTGCCAGCCAGGCGCGGTGACGCTGACGCGGCAGGCGTTCCGCCTCACCGACAATGTGGAGCTGGAGCACCGCGCGGTGGTGGACCGCTTCTTGGGCTACTGGCGCGCTACCGGCCACCAGCGCGTCGCCGTGCTGTACGGCCGCTACGAGCGCCACCCCGCCGTGCCTCTGGGCGTGCGCGCGCGCGTCGCCGCCGCCTACGAGCCGCCGCAGGAGGGCGCGCGCGACGCCGTGCGCCTGCTGCCCGACCCCGTACGCCCGCTGCTCGACCGGCTGGCGGCGCGACTGGGCCTGCGCGCCGTGGGCTGGATGTTCACCGACCTGCTGCCACTCGACCTGGCTGCGGGCACGGTGCGCCACCTGCGCGGCGCCGACACGCACTTCCTGTCCGCGCCGGAGTGCATCACGGCGGCGCACCTGCAGAACGAGCACCCGAGCGCGTGCCGCCACGCCTCGTCCGGGTACTACGGGTCCAAGTGGGTGACGGTGTGCGTGAGCGGCGACCGCGAGCACCGCGTGCACCTGGAGGGCTACCAGGTGTCGGTGCAGGGCGCGGCGCTGGTGCGGGACGGCGTGTTGCTGCCGACGCGCGACGCGCCCGACCTCGCCTACATCCGCGACTGCGGCCCGCAGCAGTACGTGCCCGACGTCTACTACAAG GAGCGCGACTCGTACGGCAACGAGGTGAACGCGTCGGCGAAGCGGCTACCGGTGGCGTACCTGCTGGTGGACGTGCCGTGCGGCGAGGCGCCCGCCCACCAACCGCCCACCTTCAGCCCGCGCGCCGCCTTCCCGCCCGCCCACCGCCCGCTCGCCGCCCACCTGCAGTCGCTGCGTGCGCTCCACGACCACCTAGAGACCACGCCCGACTTCCTCGAG GCGATGTCGGACCTGCACGTGCTGCTGTACCTGGCGACGAACGAGGCGCTGCCGCTGGACGAGGAGGAGCTGGGCGAGCTGTTGGACGCCGTGCGCGACCgcgacgccgccgccgccgagcGCTGGCGCCGCCGCCCCCAGCCCGCCACGCTGCTGCAGCTGGCGGCCGCCTCCGCCGGCGCGGGGGGTGCGGGGGGCGGGGCCGACGCCGCTGGGGGCGGGGCCGCGCAGTGGACCTGCCCGCTCTGCACCTACCACAACAACGCCGCCCACGACGCCTGCGATATGTGCGCCATGCCCAG GCACAGCGCGTGA